In a genomic window of Gammaproteobacteria bacterium:
- a CDS encoding RNA polymerase sigma factor, producing the protein MLWNLAWQDAATRRLWLHGGADTTPGRSGMITFGPGGTPESRAVHGGFLDTTANLNAFLSGVERRAFRIAQFALRNPDDALDAVQDAMLQLAKRYAARPQGEWPPLFYRILQSRIRDCQRRRVVRNRFLSFFGGQREAEGDPPDPIEAAADTAGRDPSEQVAQNNAMQALDMALHALPGRQREAFVLRILEGLDVADTAKSMGCSEGSVKTHLSRAVHSLRQSLGEHWS; encoded by the coding sequence ATGTTGTGGAATCTGGCCTGGCAGGATGCCGCGACCCGCCGGCTGTGGTTACACGGCGGCGCCGATACCACGCCCGGCCGCTCCGGCATGATAACCTTCGGCCCCGGTGGCACGCCGGAATCGCGGGCGGTGCACGGGGGTTTTCTGGATACCACAGCCAATCTGAATGCGTTCCTGTCCGGGGTGGAGCGACGCGCCTTCCGCATCGCGCAGTTTGCCTTGCGCAATCCGGACGATGCGCTCGACGCGGTCCAGGATGCCATGCTGCAGCTCGCCAAGCGTTATGCCGCGCGTCCGCAGGGGGAGTGGCCGCCGCTCTTTTACCGCATTTTGCAAAGCCGTATCCGTGACTGCCAGCGGCGCCGCGTGGTGCGCAACCGGTTCCTGAGCTTTTTTGGCGGCCAACGCGAGGCCGAGGGCGACCCGCCGGATCCCATCGAGGCGGCCGCCGATACGGCCGGCCGGGATCCCTCCGAGCAGGTGGCCCAGAACAATGCCATGCAGGCCCTGGATATGGCGCTGCACGCCCTGCCGGGGCGTCAACGGGAAGCCTTCGTGCTGCGTATATTGGAAGGTCTGGACGTGGCGGACACCGCCAAATCCATGGGCTGCTCCGAGGGCAGCGTCAAAACCCACCTGTCGCGGGCGGTGCACAGCCTGCGCCAAAGCCTGGGGGAACATTGGTCATGA
- the argS gene encoding arginine--tRNA ligase, whose protein sequence is MKQPLEDLLRSTLKHLAGELFPKTALPSTSLLERSRDPTHGDFASHVALTLAKPAGKNPRALAQAIIAALPSSEAVAKVEIAGPGFINFFLSPSAYHAELQQILRVGAAYGHNQLGAGRSVGVEFVSANPTGPLHVGHGRNAALGDCLSRLLTAAGWNVRREFYYNDAGVQIHNLALSVQARTRGLAPGSKGWPEDGYRGEYIADVARAYLAGESVSVRDHTLRGAQDPDDLDAIRAFAVACLRREQDLDLQAFDVHFDVYFLESSLYTDGKVEETVRELIAHGHTYEKDGALWLRTTDFGDDKDRVMRKSDGSYTYFVPDVAYHRSKWQRGYHKAITVLGSDHHGSLARVHAGLQALDCGIPAGYPDYLLYQMVTVMRGGQEVKISKRAGDYVTLRELIDEVGRDATRYFLVARKGDSQLTFDIDLARSRSNENPVYYIQYAHARIASVFRQLAEKSLAWDARNGAAHLARLGETHEHALMVSLSRFPELVETAVRNLEPHLIAVYLRELANDFHTYYDAHTFIVEDAPLRDARLTLVAATRQVLQNGLALLGVSAPESM, encoded by the coding sequence TTGAAACAGCCGCTCGAAGATCTGCTGCGCTCGACCCTCAAGCACCTGGCCGGCGAACTGTTTCCGAAGACGGCGCTGCCGTCCACGTCGTTGCTCGAGCGCAGCCGCGATCCTACGCACGGCGATTTCGCAAGTCACGTGGCGCTCACGCTTGCAAAACCCGCGGGTAAAAATCCGCGCGCACTGGCACAGGCGATCATCGCGGCGCTGCCGTCATCGGAAGCGGTTGCCAAGGTCGAGATCGCCGGACCCGGGTTCATCAATTTTTTCCTGTCGCCTTCCGCCTACCACGCGGAGCTGCAACAGATCCTGCGCGTCGGTGCGGCGTACGGCCACAACCAACTCGGCGCGGGCCGGAGCGTAGGCGTGGAATTCGTGTCCGCCAACCCCACCGGCCCGCTGCACGTGGGCCATGGCCGCAACGCCGCGCTCGGCGATTGTCTGAGCCGGCTGCTCACGGCGGCCGGCTGGAACGTGCGACGCGAGTTCTACTACAACGACGCCGGCGTGCAGATCCACAATCTCGCGCTCTCGGTGCAGGCGCGCACCCGCGGTCTGGCACCGGGCAGCAAGGGCTGGCCCGAGGACGGCTATCGCGGCGAATACATTGCGGACGTGGCGCGCGCCTATCTCGCGGGCGAGAGCGTGAGCGTCCGGGATCACACGCTGCGCGGCGCGCAGGACCCGGACGATCTGGATGCGATCCGCGCGTTTGCCGTGGCCTGCCTGCGCCGCGAGCAAGACCTCGATCTCCAGGCCTTCGACGTGCACTTCGACGTGTATTTTCTCGAGTCCTCGCTGTACACCGACGGCAAGGTGGAGGAGACCGTGCGTGAGCTGATTGCGCACGGACACACCTACGAGAAGGACGGTGCGCTGTGGCTGCGCACCACCGATTTTGGCGACGACAAGGATCGCGTGATGCGCAAGTCCGACGGCAGCTACACGTATTTCGTGCCGGACGTGGCTTATCACCGGAGCAAGTGGCAGCGCGGCTACCACAAAGCCATTACCGTGCTCGGCTCGGACCATCACGGCTCGCTGGCACGCGTGCACGCCGGCCTGCAGGCCCTGGATTGCGGCATTCCCGCGGGTTATCCCGACTACCTGCTGTACCAGATGGTCACGGTGATGCGCGGCGGCCAGGAAGTGAAAATCTCCAAGCGCGCCGGCGACTACGTGACGCTGCGCGAGTTGATTGACGAAGTCGGCCGCGATGCCACGCGCTATTTTCTGGTGGCGCGCAAAGGCGATTCCCAGCTCACCTTCGACATTGATCTGGCGCGTTCGCGCAGCAACGAAAATCCGGTGTACTACATCCAGTACGCGCACGCGCGCATCGCCAGCGTGTTCCGCCAGTTGGCGGAAAAGAGCCTGGCGTGGGATGCGCGCAACGGCGCCGCCCATCTCGCGCGTCTCGGCGAGACGCACGAACACGCCTTGATGGTGAGCCTGTCGCGCTTTCCCGAGCTGGTGGAGACTGCGGTGCGCAACCTCGAACCGCACCTGATTGCTGTGTACCTGCGCGAACTGGCCAACGACTTCCACACCTATTACGACGCCCACACCTTCATCGTCGAGGATGCGCCACTGCGCGACGCGCGCCTCACGCTCGTGGCCGCCACCCGCCAGGTACTGCAGAACGGTCTGGCGCTGCTCGGCGTGTCGGCGCCGGAGTCCATGTAA
- a CDS encoding DUF3106 domain-containing protein, whose product MARRLSIILAALCLTCAAVAAFAQSAAPSPTAAPAAPAAPVAWANLTPQQQQLLAPMRNKWATLPPDRQQRLIRGADRWAQMTPAQRQQARVRRQHWRDLSPAERTQIRKRFDTFQKLPPAEQQQIRTEFQKFQKMSPAERKALRERWKQMTPAQRAAFRAHVDRPPR is encoded by the coding sequence ATGGCACGCAGGCTAAGCATCATCCTTGCGGCTCTGTGCCTGACCTGCGCCGCAGTCGCGGCGTTTGCTCAGAGCGCCGCACCGTCGCCCACAGCCGCGCCGGCTGCACCTGCCGCACCGGTGGCATGGGCGAACCTCACGCCCCAGCAGCAGCAACTGCTGGCGCCGATGCGCAACAAATGGGCCACACTGCCGCCCGACCGCCAGCAGCGGCTGATCCGCGGCGCGGACCGCTGGGCCCAGATGACACCGGCGCAACGTCAGCAGGCACGCGTGCGTCGCCAGCATTGGCGCGATCTGTCGCCGGCGGAGCGCACACAAATCCGCAAGCGTTTCGACACCTTCCAGAAACTGCCGCCGGCCGAGCAGCAGCAGATCCGCACGGAATTCCAGAAGTTCCAGAAGATGTCGCCCGCAGAGCGCAAGGCGCTGCGCGAGCGCTGGAAGCAGATGACGCCTGCGCAGCGCGCCGCATTCCGTGCCCACGTTGATCGTCCGCCGCGCTGA
- a CDS encoding SPOR domain-containing protein, with product MAKDYKNSPKPKDKPRGKNGGLPGWGWLIIGILVAVIVMKGAPRVWQRVQHHLHPTTGREAKTPGKTSTPAPNASTAPHFDFYRMLPSFQVVIPSQDKETRSADVPGPVSQPGTYILQVGSFQDYAEADKLKANLALLGIESGIQTVKVSNGSTWNRVRIGPIQNLADLNALRSKLAQHHIEPLVIKTN from the coding sequence ATGGCGAAGGACTATAAAAACTCGCCGAAACCCAAAGACAAGCCGCGCGGCAAGAACGGCGGACTGCCCGGCTGGGGCTGGCTGATCATCGGCATCCTGGTGGCGGTGATCGTGATGAAAGGCGCGCCCAGGGTCTGGCAGCGCGTCCAGCACCACCTGCACCCGACCACCGGGCGGGAGGCGAAAACCCCGGGCAAAACCTCGACGCCGGCGCCGAACGCCTCCACCGCACCGCATTTTGATTTCTACCGCATGCTGCCCTCGTTCCAGGTGGTCATCCCCAGCCAGGACAAGGAAACCCGCTCCGCCGACGTACCCGGCCCGGTGAGCCAGCCCGGCACCTATATCCTGCAGGTGGGTTCGTTCCAGGATTACGCGGAAGCCGACAAGCTCAAGGCCAACCTGGCGCTGCTCGGCATCGAATCCGGCATCCAGACAGTCAAAGTGTCCAACGGCAGCACCTGGAACCGGGTGCGCATCGGTCCCATCCAGAATCTTGCCGACCTCAATGCGCTGCGCTCCAAGCTCGCCCAGCACCACATCGAGCCGCTGGTCATCAAGACCAACTGA
- a CDS encoding NAD(P) transhydrogenase subunit alpha yields MISGFIALYIFMLAAFTGYEVISRVPVILHTPLMSGSNFVHGIVLVGTMVALGNAHTTAEQVIGFIGVLLAAGNVVGGYVSTERMLAMFKTSEKKKPESRT; encoded by the coding sequence ATGATTAGCGGTTTTATAGCACTGTACATCTTCATGCTTGCCGCGTTCACCGGCTACGAGGTGATCTCGCGCGTACCGGTGATCCTGCACACGCCGCTCATGTCCGGTTCGAACTTCGTGCACGGCATCGTGCTCGTCGGCACCATGGTGGCGCTCGGCAACGCGCACACCACCGCCGAACAGGTCATCGGGTTCATCGGCGTGCTGCTCGCGGCCGGCAACGTGGTGGGCGGCTACGTGTCCACCGAGCGCATGCTCGCGATGTTCAAGACCAGCGAGAAAAAGAAACCGGAAAGCCGCACATGA
- a CDS encoding NAD(P)(+) transhydrogenase (Re/Si-specific) subunit beta has protein sequence MSHLLSPKLTDDLIQAIYFIAALLFIIGLKRMSSPKGAKNGIVWAGVGMLIAGLITFLWPGMHNYILIIVAIFIGGVAAWWSGRVVPMTAMPQMVALYNGMGGGAAAAIACQELIRGKPFATAEVVLTVIGAIIGAVSFSGSLIAFAKLQGLIKKSLRYRVQQYVNALLLAVTVALGIWIMVVHGNPAVYIVVPFFVVALVFGILVTLPIGGADMPVVISLYNACTGLAVAFEGFALQNAAMIIAGMLVGAAGTLLTQLMAKAMNRSIANVLFSNFGEVAAAGGEISGSLKPIDAADAGTMMAYASKVIIVPGYGMAVAQAQHKVWELAQLLQHRDVTVKFAIHPVAGRMPGHMNVLLAEAGVPYDLIADLEEINPEFPTADVALVIGANDVVNPDARNKKDSPIYGMPILNVDKAKNVIVIKRGQGRGFSGIENALFYMDHTRMLYGDGQEAVTRLIQSIKSLE, from the coding sequence ATGAGCCACCTGCTCTCGCCCAAGCTCACCGACGATCTGATCCAGGCGATCTACTTCATCGCCGCGCTGCTGTTCATCATCGGACTGAAGCGCATGAGTTCGCCCAAGGGCGCGAAGAACGGCATCGTCTGGGCCGGCGTCGGCATGCTGATCGCCGGGCTGATCACCTTCCTGTGGCCGGGGATGCACAACTACATCCTCATCATCGTCGCCATCTTCATCGGCGGCGTGGCGGCGTGGTGGAGCGGCCGGGTGGTGCCGATGACCGCGATGCCGCAGATGGTGGCGCTCTATAACGGCATGGGCGGCGGCGCGGCCGCGGCCATCGCCTGTCAGGAGCTGATCCGCGGCAAGCCCTTCGCCACGGCCGAAGTGGTGCTCACGGTGATCGGCGCCATCATCGGCGCGGTGTCGTTCAGCGGCAGCCTCATCGCCTTCGCCAAACTGCAGGGGCTGATCAAGAAATCATTGCGCTACCGCGTGCAGCAATACGTCAACGCGTTGCTGCTCGCCGTCACCGTGGCGCTCGGCATCTGGATCATGGTGGTGCATGGCAATCCGGCGGTGTACATCGTGGTGCCGTTCTTCGTGGTGGCGCTGGTGTTCGGCATCCTCGTGACCTTGCCGATCGGCGGCGCCGACATGCCGGTGGTGATTTCGCTCTACAACGCCTGCACCGGCCTGGCCGTGGCCTTCGAGGGCTTTGCGCTGCAGAACGCCGCGATGATCATCGCCGGCATGCTGGTGGGCGCGGCCGGCACCCTGCTCACGCAACTCATGGCCAAGGCCATGAACCGTTCCATCGCCAACGTACTGTTCAGCAATTTCGGCGAAGTCGCGGCCGCGGGCGGCGAAATCTCGGGCAGTCTCAAGCCCATCGACGCCGCCGATGCCGGCACCATGATGGCGTATGCGAGCAAGGTCATCATCGTGCCCGGTTACGGCATGGCCGTTGCACAGGCGCAGCACAAGGTCTGGGAACTCGCGCAGCTCCTGCAGCACCGCGACGTGACGGTAAAATTCGCCATCCACCCGGTCGCGGGCCGCATGCCCGGCCACATGAACGTGCTGCTGGCCGAAGCCGGCGTGCCCTACGATCTGATCGCCGACCTCGAGGAAATCAATCCGGAATTCCCAACCGCCGACGTGGCGCTCGTCATCGGCGCCAACGACGTGGTGAACCCGGATGCGCGCAATAAAAAAGACAGTCCGATTTACGGCATGCCGATCCTGAACGTGGACAAAGCCAAGAACGTCATCGTCATCAAGCGCGGTCAGGGGCGCGGCTTCTCCGGCATCGAGAACGCGCTGTTCTACATGGACCACACGCGCATGCTCTACGGCGACGGCCAGGAAGCCGTGACGCGGCTCATTCAGAGCATCAAATCGCTGGAGTAA
- a CDS encoding primosomal protein N', with amino-acid sequence MVKSPAPLILHVAVPAPLPRHFDYLPPEHVDTATLAPGMRLRVPFGKREIIGVLLATSTHSDVPAAKLKRASALLDETPLIPADLLALARWAADYYHHPIGEVVAALLPPMLRTGESGVAALTYVWRLTAAGSAADMLLLKRAPKQAALLRLLVQHAGGMESAALDAALAHWQPPMRALLRHAWVEKISRVPPSTPASVPVTAGLNLNAAQGAAAQKIQAALGQFQAFLLDGVTGSGKTEVYLEVMAECVRRGGQALLLVPEIGLTPQLLQRVRRRFPAAVVFHSALAAGERLAAWQAARTGLAPVVVGTRSAVFLPLKHPGLIVVDEEHDASFKQQDGFRYSARDLAVVRAARHHVPVVLGSATPSLESLHNCAQLRYAHLSLPERAGVAQHPQLRLLDIRDRPMEDGLSDLLLDAMRRHLQAEGQVLLFLNRRGYAPTVMCHVCGATLQCRRCDARLTLHANRRLQCHHCGAERSLPARCEECGAGALGQYGYGTERIERALARLFPDTGIARLDRDSIRRKGKLEALLDGMQRGEFPILVGTQMLAKGHDFPGVTLVGIVDADQGLFGVDFRASERMAQLIMQVAGRAGRAARHGEVLIQTHHPDHPLLTHLVREGYASFAQALLAERRAAGLPPYAAMALLRAEAVARAAPMAFLEAARRKLAPACGRQVQLLGPAPAPMERRAGRYRAQLLLIAAQRALLQQALATALPALYALKQARRVRWSLDVDPAETL; translated from the coding sequence GTGGTGAAATCTCCGGCACCCTTGATCCTGCATGTCGCGGTACCCGCGCCGCTGCCGCGGCATTTTGATTACCTGCCGCCGGAACATGTGGATACCGCCACCCTCGCGCCCGGTATGCGCCTGCGCGTGCCCTTCGGCAAGCGCGAAATCATAGGTGTGCTGCTCGCCACCTCCACGCACAGCGACGTCCCTGCGGCAAAACTCAAGCGCGCGTCCGCGCTTCTGGATGAGACCCCGCTGATTCCGGCGGATCTGCTGGCGCTGGCGCGCTGGGCCGCCGACTATTACCACCACCCGATCGGCGAAGTCGTCGCCGCGCTGCTGCCACCGATGCTGCGCACGGGAGAATCCGGCGTGGCCGCACTGACTTATGTGTGGCGCCTGACAGCGGCGGGGTCCGCAGCCGACATGCTGCTGCTTAAACGCGCACCCAAGCAGGCGGCGTTGCTGCGCCTGCTTGTGCAGCACGCCGGCGGCATGGAATCCGCCGCGCTCGATGCCGCGCTCGCGCATTGGCAGCCCCCGATGCGCGCGCTCCTGCGGCACGCTTGGGTGGAAAAAATTTCGCGTGTGCCGCCGTCAACACCCGCTAGCGTTCCGGTGACCGCGGGTCTCAACCTGAATGCCGCGCAGGGCGCGGCGGCGCAGAAAATCCAGGCGGCGCTGGGACAATTCCAGGCGTTCCTGCTGGACGGCGTTACCGGCAGCGGCAAGACCGAGGTGTATCTCGAGGTCATGGCCGAGTGCGTGCGCCGCGGCGGCCAGGCTTTGCTGCTGGTGCCGGAAATCGGCCTCACGCCGCAGTTGCTGCAGCGCGTGCGCCGCCGCTTCCCCGCGGCTGTGGTGTTTCATTCGGCGCTCGCTGCGGGCGAGCGGCTGGCCGCCTGGCAGGCGGCGCGCACCGGCCTCGCGCCCGTGGTGGTCGGCACGCGCTCGGCCGTGTTCCTGCCGCTCAAGCATCCCGGGCTGATCGTCGTGGACGAGGAACACGACGCCTCGTTCAAGCAGCAGGACGGCTTTCGCTATTCGGCACGCGATCTCGCGGTGGTGCGCGCCGCACGTCACCACGTTCCCGTGGTGCTGGGCTCGGCCACGCCTTCACTGGAGTCGCTGCACAACTGCGCGCAACTGCGCTATGCGCACCTGTCACTGCCGGAGCGTGCGGGCGTTGCCCAGCACCCGCAACTCCGCCTGCTCGACATCCGTGATCGTCCGATGGAGGACGGCCTGTCGGATCTCCTGCTCGACGCCATGCGCCGGCACCTGCAGGCCGAGGGGCAAGTGCTGCTGTTTCTCAACCGCCGCGGCTACGCGCCCACGGTCATGTGCCACGTGTGCGGCGCAACGCTGCAATGCCGGCGCTGCGATGCGCGCCTCACGCTGCACGCCAACCGCCGCCTGCAGTGCCACCACTGCGGCGCCGAACGGTCGCTGCCGGCACGCTGCGAAGAGTGCGGCGCGGGCGCGCTCGGGCAATACGGCTATGGCACCGAGCGCATCGAACGCGCGCTGGCGCGCCTGTTCCCGGACACCGGCATCGCGCGGCTGGATCGCGACAGCATCCGGCGCAAGGGCAAGCTCGAGGCGCTGCTCGACGGCATGCAGCGCGGTGAATTTCCGATCCTGGTGGGCACGCAAATGCTGGCCAAGGGTCACGATTTTCCCGGGGTCACGCTGGTCGGGATCGTGGATGCCGATCAGGGCCTGTTCGGAGTAGATTTCCGCGCCAGCGAGCGCATGGCGCAGCTCATCATGCAGGTCGCGGGACGCGCGGGGCGCGCCGCACGCCACGGCGAAGTGCTGATCCAGACGCATCACCCGGACCATCCGCTGCTCACGCATCTGGTACGCGAGGGTTACGCAAGCTTCGCCCAGGCATTGCTCGCCGAGCGGCGCGCGGCCGGGCTGCCGCCGTATGCCGCGATGGCGCTGTTGCGCGCGGAAGCCGTGGCGCGCGCCGCCCCCATGGCGTTTCTGGAAGCCGCACGGCGCAAACTCGCGCCCGCCTGCGGCCGGCAGGTGCAGTTGCTCGGTCCGGCGCCCGCTCCCATGGAACGGCGTGCGGGCCGCTACCGCGCGCAACTGCTGCTCATCGCCGCGCAACGCGCGCTGCTGCAGCAGGCGCTGGCCACGGCTTTGCCGGCGCTGTATGCACTCAAACAGGCGCGTCGCGTGCGCTGGTCGCTGGACGTGGATCCCGCGGAAACCCTGTGA